Proteins encoded in a region of the Mycoplasma feriruminatoris genome:
- a CDS encoding MSC_0619 family F1-like ATPase alpha subunit encodes MNKKNMQNHTLPKISAIFDYIVEIKGEFDYRQQQVFTSLKNQDARLFLISATNDTAYLLANLEANKLAIGDELVLFEGSSEIFTSQKHFGKVIDVYGNAILPTNEIISKNEKDPSDEIFKLSHDLMKVQRLNQPLYTGLTAIDLLIPIGKGQRELIIGDRQTGKTHIALNTIINQARNGVKCVYVAIGQKRESVSKIYRTLLEYKAIHNTIIIDAPAISAYEQYLAPYIGMAHAENISLTDDVLIIFDDLTKHANIFREIALLSNRPVGKEAMPGDMFFAHSQLLERAGSFKDRKTITALPIIQTTDNDITSLIASNVISITDGQIVTSSKLFSQGILPAIDIDFSVSRTGGSVQDKTTRAVAGQINKIYRKYKRHLKLSMLDYKLNDEVSDLMYKGQMIDKLFTSKGFSLFSYNFVLIMTKIINWSLIRNIKDEKKALLFLDELINNYSDGKKQFEIIKNGDDYDDKMMKNYFAFALKQYSDYVGLNWEIDNEYDFLSLDQSFLEKTAKKLGDK; translated from the coding sequence ATGAATAAAAAGAATATGCAAAATCATACTCTTCCAAAAATTAGTGCAATATTTGATTATATTGTAGAAATTAAAGGTGAATTTGATTACCGCCAACAACAAGTGTTTACATCACTAAAAAATCAAGATGCTAGATTATTTTTAATTAGTGCTACAAATGATACTGCTTATTTATTAGCTAATTTAGAAGCTAATAAACTAGCTATTGGAGATGAATTAGTTTTATTTGAAGGTTCAAGTGAAATTTTTACTTCACAAAAACATTTTGGAAAAGTAATTGATGTATATGGAAATGCAATTTTACCAACTAATGAAATAATAAGTAAGAATGAAAAAGATCCATCTGATGAAATCTTTAAACTAAGTCACGATTTAATGAAAGTTCAAAGATTAAATCAACCATTATATACTGGACTAACTGCAATTGATTTATTAATACCAATTGGTAAAGGTCAACGTGAATTAATTATTGGTGATCGTCAAACTGGAAAAACTCACATTGCATTAAATACTATTATTAATCAAGCTAGAAATGGTGTTAAATGTGTTTATGTAGCAATTGGTCAAAAAAGAGAAAGTGTTTCTAAAATTTATAGAACTTTATTAGAATACAAAGCTATACATAACACTATTATTATTGATGCTCCAGCAATTAGTGCTTATGAGCAATATTTAGCACCATATATAGGAATGGCTCATGCTGAAAATATTTCATTAACTGATGATGTATTAATCATTTTTGATGATTTAACAAAGCATGCAAACATTTTTAGAGAAATTGCTTTATTAAGTAACCGTCCTGTTGGAAAAGAAGCAATGCCTGGTGATATGTTCTTTGCTCATTCTCAATTACTAGAAAGAGCAGGGTCTTTTAAAGATAGAAAAACTATTACAGCATTACCTATTATCCAAACAACAGATAATGATATAACTAGTTTAATTGCTTCAAATGTTATTTCAATTACTGATGGACAAATTGTTACAAGTAGCAAATTATTTTCACAAGGTATTTTACCAGCTATTGATATTGATTTTTCAGTGTCAAGAACTGGTGGAAGCGTACAAGACAAAACTACTAGGGCTGTTGCTGGTCAAATTAATAAAATCTATAGAAAATATAAAAGACATTTAAAACTATCAATGCTAGATTATAAATTAAATGACGAAGTTAGTGATTTAATGTATAAAGGACAAATGATAGATAAATTATTTACTTCAAAAGGATTTAGTCTATTTTCATATAACTTTGTTTTAATAATGACAAAGATCATTAATTGATCACTAATTAGAAATATTAAAGATGAGAAAAAAGCATTGTTATTTTTAGACGAATTAATTAATAACTATAGTGACGGTAAAAAACAATTTGAAATCATTAAAAATGGTGATGATTATGATGACAAAATGATGAAAAATTATTTTGCATTTGCTTTAAAACAATATTCTGATTATGTTGGATTAAATTGAGAAATTGATAATGAATATGATTTCTTATCATTAGATCAATCATTTTTAGAAAAAACTGCTAAAAAGTTAGGAGATAAATAA
- a CDS encoding MSC_0621 family F1-like ATPase epsilon subunit → MIHRYFNVTINFIENKNVTKFESCQVYFNVDQEGEWQLLNENAVLGYEILLLKLVVLDQRTKYLFVKNTNIIVNNNQIIINTLSRPKFFYKTNLKKLYYKELAEVNKQVKQLETIQKIGLDISSFLNLSELKNQQYILKMKNFFSLKEEQYENK, encoded by the coding sequence ATGATACATAGATATTTTAACGTCACAATTAATTTTATTGAAAATAAAAATGTTACTAAATTCGAATCTTGTCAAGTGTATTTTAATGTTGACCAAGAAGGTGAATGACAGTTATTAAATGAAAATGCTGTTTTGGGATATGAAATCTTGTTATTAAAACTAGTTGTTCTAGACCAAAGAACTAAATATCTGTTTGTTAAAAATACGAACATTATTGTTAATAATAATCAAATTATAATTAATACTTTATCTAGACCAAAATTCTTTTATAAAACTAATCTAAAAAAACTTTATTATAAAGAATTAGCAGAAGTAAATAAGCAAGTAAAACAATTAGAAACTATTCAAAAAATTGGACTAGATATTAGTAGTTTTTTAAATTTAAGTGAATTAAAAAACCAGCAATATATTTTAAAAATGAAGAACTTTTTTAGTTTAAAAGAGGAGCAATATGAAAATAAATAA
- a CDS encoding DUF2714 domain-containing protein, with translation MKKKEIKKPELGSFEVFDLYKEIVNNNSYIDYQKLLASVLLECKLGFSSKEYLEFEKMYKEGFEKKFDLVLDDFVITFNVNLKYSNDILVPMLAEKENSNTEAINLKTSKNEKLNQLLKVFNKYVQQLLQEQNYVEIFPKIILFISKSTNLLKVVFDKEYVVYRG, from the coding sequence ATGAAAAAAAAAGAAATTAAAAAACCAGAATTAGGTTCTTTTGAAGTTTTTGATTTATATAAAGAGATTGTTAATAACAATTCTTATATTGATTATCAAAAATTACTAGCTAGTGTTTTATTAGAATGTAAACTTGGATTTAGTTCAAAAGAATACTTAGAGTTTGAAAAAATGTATAAAGAAGGTTTTGAAAAGAAGTTTGATCTTGTTTTAGATGATTTTGTAATTACTTTTAATGTTAATTTAAAATACAGTAATGATATTTTAGTTCCAATGTTAGCTGAAAAAGAAAATAGTAATACTGAAGCTATTAATTTAAAAACTAGTAAAAATGAAAAGTTAAATCAACTTTTAAAAGTATTTAATAAGTATGTTCAACAATTATTACAAGAACAAAATTATGTTGAAATTTTTCCAAAGATTATCTTATTTATTTCTAAAAGCACTAATCTATTAAAAGTAGTTTTTGATAAAGAATATGTAGTTTATAGAGGTTAG
- the mip gene encoding Ig-specific serine endopeptidase MIP, producing MFKKILTSFSVVAITSSSFLVVACGTKLSRDDKKPLNDIEFNKIINNINDSNKLEEYADLSFKLNSRVIPKNQVLPSQWENNPKMLSVIFKGNNKNKINVIVNSVSTKNGQNFNMSNREGTAEVSLTFINSHTGAKETKIIKFSGLLSNQGFDENGRIVGNQYAYFNEIGGFEKYIKLDLINRFDFDNKKYIDILQNSLQANPSDKVGNIKKIRDITITNDQINDFNKKAKEVKFDEYYNAALKGFTLPVYGNNGDVTGLKVNDGPETGKGPSVVDSLGRDQARTNGLARTIPNETYKNIAAQTFQVSFRSPNLYEEEIEEAREFIQKINEWTDEQFKSYMSIQLNNLGIDFRYKNEQIELEIKNTDKDKYPGHIEQLTKNQQKLKEEYEKEKQRLEKFEKKDLENWQKKEIEEYEKKAEDTHNNSIRPVSGTMWILDHVISENGANKNGKDSTKFYFGTNSHVAKAIKKNLSSMSLTRIDKSVAVGQTLKLNALDPNFKTFNFSNNLKDAVNVIFHATDFIKKEQRPTEFLESSQKEKFKKAGIYADFAVIEIDFEKLLENFKTDNSNNSFWVQRQEKIITNEYKGKEIKDIVSDITNDYASLPDDKKVKFKSSSYLEENKYSEIDRILRFDPTKTDELEKFKKLESLFVLGYPSAKDDYYFKQYEDDDQQAVKKYNFSLWTNSDQRYYNELSQKEGYAKKFPDYLLEKGESLSYQIGYRSFIDKPGLTDAFIASSRVGNKLYRLNGKEYFQYGLQIMPRFYAPSGGASGSSVRNNKNELIGVFHSANNSAKTGLAVAFRSPGYDYKGLFGKYNLVQYDLIYGGAEHQVNSYRYSLYKKYKNKNVKTALFKNGLSREQGIPEQFKFKKTNFHENHDDYNE from the coding sequence ATGTTTAAGAAAATATTAACTTCATTTAGTGTTGTTGCTATAACTTCTTCTAGTTTTTTAGTAGTTGCTTGTGGAACTAAATTAAGTAGAGATGATAAAAAACCTTTAAATGATATTGAGTTTAATAAAATAATAAACAATATAAATGATTCAAATAAGTTAGAAGAATACGCTGATTTGTCATTTAAACTTAATTCTAGAGTAATTCCTAAAAATCAAGTTCTGCCATCTCAATGAGAAAATAATCCTAAAATGCTTTCTGTAATTTTTAAAGGAAATAATAAAAATAAAATTAATGTAATAGTTAATAGTGTAAGTACAAAAAATGGGCAAAATTTTAATATGTCTAATAGAGAGGGAACAGCAGAAGTTTCTCTGACTTTTATTAACTCTCACACTGGAGCAAAGGAAACTAAAATAATTAAATTTAGTGGTTTACTATCTAATCAAGGATTTGATGAAAACGGAAGAATTGTTGGTAATCAATATGCATATTTTAATGAAATTGGTGGTTTTGAAAAATATATAAAACTAGATTTAATTAATAGATTTGATTTTGATAATAAAAAATATATTGATATATTACAAAATTCCTTACAAGCTAATCCTAGTGATAAAGTTGGAAATATTAAAAAAATTCGTGATATTACAATAACAAATGATCAAATTAATGATTTTAATAAAAAGGCAAAAGAAGTTAAGTTTGACGAATATTACAATGCTGCTCTAAAAGGATTTACTTTACCTGTTTATGGAAATAATGGTGATGTTACTGGTCTAAAGGTTAATGATGGCCCTGAAACTGGTAAAGGTCCTTCTGTTGTTGATTCATTAGGAAGAGATCAAGCAAGAACTAATGGCTTGGCTAGAACTATTCCAAATGAAACATACAAAAACATTGCAGCTCAAACTTTTCAAGTAAGTTTTAGATCACCTAATTTATACGAAGAAGAAATTGAAGAAGCAAGAGAGTTTATTCAAAAAATAAATGAATGAACTGATGAACAATTTAAGTCATATATGTCTATTCAATTAAATAATTTAGGTATTGATTTTAGATATAAAAATGAACAAATTGAGCTAGAAATTAAGAATACAGATAAAGATAAATACCCTGGGCATATAGAACAATTAACTAAAAATCAGCAAAAATTAAAAGAAGAGTATGAAAAGGAAAAACAAAGATTAGAGAAATTTGAAAAAAAAGATTTAGAAAATTGACAAAAAAAAGAAATTGAAGAATACGAGAAAAAAGCTGAGGATACTCATAATAATTCAATTAGACCTGTAAGTGGTACAATGTGAATTTTAGATCATGTAATTTCTGAAAATGGTGCCAATAAAAATGGCAAAGATTCAACTAAATTTTATTTTGGAACTAATTCGCATGTTGCCAAAGCCATTAAAAAGAACCTTTCTTCTATGTCATTAACTAGAATCGATAAAAGTGTTGCTGTAGGTCAAACATTAAAATTAAACGCCTTAGATCCTAATTTTAAGACTTTTAATTTTTCTAATAATTTAAAAGATGCTGTTAATGTAATTTTTCATGCTACTGATTTTATTAAAAAAGAGCAAAGGCCTACTGAATTCTTAGAATCTAGTCAAAAAGAAAAATTCAAAAAAGCTGGTATATATGCTGATTTTGCAGTAATCGAAATTGATTTTGAAAAGTTATTAGAAAATTTCAAAACCGATAATAGTAATAATTCTTTTTGAGTTCAAAGACAAGAAAAAATAATTACTAATGAATACAAAGGTAAAGAAATAAAAGATATAGTATCTGATATCACTAATGATTATGCTAGTCTTCCTGATGATAAAAAAGTTAAGTTTAAATCTTCATCTTATTTAGAAGAAAATAAATATAGTGAAATTGACCGTATATTGAGATTTGATCCAACAAAAACTGATGAATTGGAAAAATTTAAGAAATTAGAAAGCTTATTTGTTTTAGGTTATCCATCCGCTAAAGATGATTACTATTTTAAACAATATGAAGATGATGACCAACAAGCTGTTAAAAAATATAATTTTTCATTGTGAACAAATAGTGATCAAAGATATTATAATGAATTATCACAAAAAGAAGGGTATGCTAAGAAATTCCCCGACTATCTACTAGAAAAAGGAGAATCATTATCATATCAAATTGGGTACAGATCGTTTATTGATAAGCCTGGACTAACTGATGCATTTATAGCTTCAAGTAGGGTTGGAAATAAATTATATAGATTAAATGGAAAGGAATATTTCCAATATGGTTTACAGATAATGCCTAGATTTTATGCACCAAGTGGTGGTGCTAGTGGGTCTAGTGTTAGAAATAATAAAAATGAATTAATTGGAGTGTTTCATTCCGCTAATAATTCAGCAAAAACTGGATTAGCAGTAGCATTTAGATCACCAGGATACGATTACAAAGGTTTATTTGGTAAGTATAATTTGGTTCAATATGATTTAATTTATGGTGGTGCTGAACATCAAGTTAACTCATATAGATATTCATTATACAAAAAATACAAAAATAAGAATGTAAAAACTGCTTTATTTAAAAATGGGTTGAGTAGAGAACAAGGTATTCCAGAACAATTTAAATTTAAAAAAACTAATTTTCATGAAAACCATGATGATTATAATGAATAA
- a CDS encoding MSC_0622 family F1-like ATPase gamma subunit, giving the protein MDLKKVENKLESLVKIENKVRNDKNILLIDIIKQNSLLNFYVNNALTSQEMILLLKQHYNIKTSLITLENKSFSFINKLNNFLFQKRDLWIYVTEEQEFATDSYSRYEQHILKTAKLKQADFISIGSRASKFCKENKLNLIYEIDSENRDLEVCWKLTQIIKFLFSEQNYASLHCVINSNKNNQGSFTILPLSKFDLDSLVETKQEINLPDIKNIKIYPSIDQYLLTQIDNFLITSINSLLVESSFYKAKNQLIKTNKTINEVEEEIKKIKKKIIRIKREKEIEEIVLLTSNNKKFLLKGGVN; this is encoded by the coding sequence ATGGATTTAAAAAAAGTTGAAAATAAACTAGAAAGTTTAGTCAAAATCGAAAACAAAGTTCGTAATGACAAAAACATTTTATTAATTGACATTATTAAACAAAATAGTTTATTAAATTTTTATGTAAATAATGCCTTAACTAGCCAGGAAATGATTTTGTTATTAAAACAACACTATAACATTAAAACTTCATTAATTACTTTAGAAAATAAAAGTTTTAGTTTTATAAATAAATTAAATAACTTTTTGTTTCAAAAAAGAGATTTATGAATTTATGTAACTGAAGAACAAGAATTTGCAACAGATTCATATTCAAGATATGAACAGCATATTTTAAAAACAGCTAAATTAAAACAAGCAGATTTTATAAGTATTGGTTCAAGAGCTAGTAAGTTTTGTAAAGAAAATAAGTTAAATCTTATTTATGAAATTGATTCAGAAAATAGAGATTTAGAAGTTTGTTGAAAATTAACTCAAATTATTAAGTTCTTATTTAGTGAACAAAATTATGCTAGTTTACACTGTGTAATTAATTCAAATAAAAATAATCAGGGTAGTTTTACTATTTTACCTTTGTCTAAATTTGATTTAGATTCACTAGTTGAAACTAAACAAGAAATTAATTTACCAGATATTAAAAATATAAAAATTTATCCAAGCATAGATCAGTATCTTTTAACTCAAATTGATAATTTTTTAATTACTTCTATTAATTCATTATTAGTTGAATCTTCTTTTTATAAAGCAAAAAATCAATTAATTAAAACTAATAAAACAATTAATGAAGTAGAAGAAGAAATTAAAAAGATTAAGAAAAAAATCATTAGAATCAAAAGAGAAAAAGAGATAGAAGAAATAGTTTTACTAACAAGTAATAATAAAAAGTTTTTATTAAAAGGTGGTGTTAATTAA
- a CDS encoding MSC_0620 family F1-like ATPase-associated subunit: protein MKINKNHSRLLKLISIVTITSSSIILPSFLVTKNQESFISYKQDGGSGSGAGNGGTGSGSGGSGTTGTGGSGTNGTNNGNYETFNTRGKREKDPTFSTFKEKLKEQLKKGIEEVKNEINSFLDEELKKIGDLKSPETDKNKYFEKIERKTYLTELKKYFDKEKNWTEKPDELGFNITFPYVIANLEKLYTATVKFEGKDYSDVKVGLSTDKTKDINNKEKKLDYSDVINGKNKLAPDSKPQDNFINSKEFDDAVNNYLKTWKADVKKMIYQNQDILEFGKDIFLTPSNGTNSSSRSETTTQVDGYTVFLNDKKHKNWNEYIKEKISKRFTHFDLEQNQKFKIVDEAKPTPTPTKPTLPDPTNKPLVPTNPPSSQITQAVESLPNLEPYINYQFASYDLSNLKSNLSSAQPEEKEKYFFFLNPINTRFKYTVDQVLDNNSVVVRITDQAKNGNSRTYIYENVQIGKDWRFLMLLEKESKYIEKEFNKLYKALLLDEKINYNSLAHDSLQESLFSLVNAATQIVSSTNFKSLWFDNIINNYQKIDESDQLGDYTNWANKKASPLFETLLRAISASKLNNNPGWYVLVKAFNNVKYDLDQLTNDESTYNSHLRRAQELDLDLKYYDQLYEALEHSILKLTTTANQLTKNLGISSWFNKYTDDLKDTREYVEILRNLLTGKQISKGSEDYKEFMANYQKAIDKLSQRNQTTNKTAIIIGSILLSLGLLFIITNLLILLIKTKKKNKNSKLIFIVTSCISAISSVMGIILLILGMKG, encoded by the coding sequence ATGAAAATAAATAAAAATCACTCAAGACTTTTAAAATTAATTAGTATTGTTACTATAACAAGTTCTTCAATTATATTACCTAGTTTTTTAGTTACTAAAAACCAAGAAAGTTTTATTAGTTATAAACAAGATGGTGGTTCTGGTTCTGGAGCAGGTAATGGTGGAACTGGTTCAGGTTCAGGTGGTTCAGGAACTACAGGTACTGGTGGTTCAGGAACTAATGGTACAAATAATGGCAATTATGAAACATTTAATACAAGAGGAAAAAGAGAAAAAGATCCTACTTTTAGTACTTTTAAAGAAAAATTAAAAGAGCAATTAAAAAAAGGAATTGAGGAAGTCAAAAACGAAATTAATTCTTTTTTAGATGAAGAATTGAAGAAAATAGGTGATTTGAAAAGTCCTGAAACAGATAAAAATAAATACTTTGAAAAAATTGAAAGAAAGACATATTTAACAGAGTTAAAAAAATATTTTGATAAGGAAAAAAACTGAACTGAAAAGCCTGATGAACTAGGGTTTAATATTACTTTTCCTTATGTCATAGCAAATTTAGAAAAATTGTATACAGCAACTGTAAAATTTGAGGGAAAAGACTACTCTGATGTTAAAGTTGGTTTATCAACTGATAAAACAAAAGACATTAATAACAAAGAGAAAAAACTTGACTACTCTGATGTTATTAATGGCAAGAATAAATTAGCTCCCGATTCTAAACCCCAAGATAATTTTATAAATAGTAAAGAGTTTGATGACGCAGTAAATAATTATCTTAAAACTTGAAAAGCAGATGTTAAGAAAATGATATATCAAAATCAAGATATTTTAGAGTTTGGAAAAGATATTTTTTTAACACCTAGTAATGGTACAAATTCAAGTTCAAGATCAGAGACAACCACCCAGGTAGATGGATATACTGTCTTTCTTAATGATAAAAAACATAAAAATTGAAATGAATATATTAAAGAAAAAATTTCTAAAAGATTTACGCACTTTGATTTAGAACAAAACCAAAAATTTAAAATTGTCGACGAAGCTAAACCAACTCCAACTCCAACAAAACCAACATTACCTGATCCAACTAATAAACCGCTTGTCCCAACTAATCCCCCAAGTAGTCAAATAACCCAAGCAGTTGAGTCTTTACCAAATTTAGAACCTTATATTAATTATCAGTTTGCAAGTTATGATCTTTCTAATTTAAAAAGCAATTTAAGTAGTGCCCAACCTGAAGAAAAAGAAAAATATTTCTTCTTTTTAAATCCGATTAACACTAGATTTAAATATACAGTTGATCAAGTGTTGGATAACAATAGTGTTGTAGTAAGAATTACTGATCAAGCTAAAAACGGTAATTCAAGAACTTATATTTATGAAAATGTACAAATTGGTAAAGATTGAAGATTTTTAATGTTATTAGAAAAAGAATCTAAATATATCGAAAAAGAATTTAATAAGTTATATAAAGCGCTTTTATTAGATGAAAAAATTAACTATAACAGTTTAGCTCATGATTCATTACAAGAATCATTATTTAGTTTAGTAAATGCCGCTACTCAAATAGTAAGTAGTACTAATTTCAAATCTTTATGATTTGACAATATTATTAATAACTATCAAAAAATAGATGAATCTGATCAACTTGGTGATTACACTAATTGGGCAAATAAAAAAGCTAGTCCTTTATTTGAAACATTACTAAGAGCAATTAGTGCTTCAAAATTAAATAACAATCCAGGTTGATATGTACTAGTTAAAGCATTTAACAATGTTAAATATGACTTAGACCAATTAACAAATGATGAATCAACTTATAATTCACATTTAAGAAGAGCTCAAGAATTAGATTTAGATTTAAAATATTATGATCAACTTTATGAAGCCTTAGAACATTCTATTTTAAAACTAACAACAACAGCTAACCAATTAACTAAAAATCTAGGTATATCATCATGATTTAATAAATATACTGATGATTTAAAAGATACTAGAGAATATGTTGAGATTTTAAGAAATCTTTTAACTGGAAAACAAATTTCAAAAGGTAGTGAAGACTACAAAGAATTCATGGCTAATTATCAAAAAGCTATTGATAAATTAAGTCAAAGAAACCAAACTACTAATAAAACAGCAATTATTATTGGTTCTATATTATTGTCATTAGGGTTATTATTTATAATCACTAATTTATTGATTCTATTAATAAAAACTAAAAAGAAAAATAAAAATTCTAAATTAATCTTTATTGTTACTAGTTGTATTTCAGCTATTAGTTCAGTTATGGGAATAATTTTATTGATTTTAGGAATGAAAGGATAA
- a CDS encoding MSC_0624 family F1-like ATPase-associated membrane protein, whose protein sequence is MHKTLFEQQKVYDNAKYLLQKNKVISRISVYKIFTLSYLFVSLVLLLMLRDYGIFNKKIISPIYFLNFSEPIYEEFNWVLLFRISILGFLYFYPLKKAYLNIETNKPHLKIYNIWFSLYLGISFSAFVLFFTFTSKDSKQIINLIYGLVVLLVVDISFTLFNYYTKRKINPLIYSNKLPLYVDITSRTLLCLATLIIFLLWSKNNEVGLMIVNNSFYKNILLTFTVKTFTNFLIIFTGSLVLGLLFIGLKIYWIWTLIYKQFSIDLIKNRMSYYVVMLFSVFIWFISLFWLKINPTHKLFNTNSHTQYLFILFGVLNFIIFILFTYFVYFKNKIKSPLIRYSALIVYQWILWTVFMISTFIYDKAEVSFINLLITVICSLTTLYWHFKRHPYVSYQAYVLITINLLLVFIVMLLFGLNYVLLSINNKSFNFLISGLTLTQTVSMLVVVIKTISLVYILINMSIVLSKITKTN, encoded by the coding sequence ATGCACAAAACTTTATTTGAACAACAGAAAGTTTATGATAATGCTAAATATTTACTACAAAAAAATAAAGTAATTTCTAGAATATCAGTTTATAAGATTTTTACATTATCATATCTATTTGTTTCTTTAGTTTTGCTATTGATGTTAAGAGATTATGGGATCTTTAATAAAAAAATTATTAGTCCTATATATTTCTTAAATTTTAGTGAACCTATATATGAAGAATTTAATTGAGTTTTATTATTTAGAATTTCAATTTTAGGTTTTTTATACTTTTATCCATTAAAAAAAGCTTATTTAAATATAGAAACGAATAAACCACATTTAAAAATTTATAATATTTGGTTTTCATTATATTTAGGAATTTCTTTTTCAGCATTTGTTTTATTTTTTACTTTTACAAGCAAAGATTCAAAACAAATAATCAATCTAATCTATGGTTTAGTAGTTTTATTAGTTGTTGATATTTCATTTACATTATTTAACTACTATACTAAAAGAAAAATTAACCCTTTAATTTATTCAAATAAACTACCTTTATATGTTGATATAACTTCAAGAACTTTATTATGTTTAGCTACTTTAATTATCTTTTTATTATGATCTAAAAATAATGAAGTTGGATTAATGATTGTTAATAATAGTTTTTATAAAAACATCCTACTAACTTTTACAGTTAAAACTTTTACTAACTTTTTAATTATTTTTACAGGTTCACTAGTTTTAGGACTATTATTTATAGGTTTAAAGATTTATTGAATTTGAACACTAATTTATAAACAATTTAGTATTGATTTGATTAAAAATAGAATGTCATACTATGTTGTAATGTTATTTAGTGTATTTATTTGATTTATTAGTTTATTTTGATTAAAAATAAACCCGACTCATAAATTATTTAACACCAATTCTCATACTCAATATTTATTCATATTATTTGGAGTATTGAACTTTATTATTTTTATCTTATTTACTTATTTTGTTTATTTTAAAAACAAAATTAAAAGTCCGTTAATTAGATATAGTGCTTTAATTGTTTATCAATGAATATTATGAACTGTATTTATGATTTCAACTTTTATATATGATAAAGCTGAAGTTTCATTTATTAACTTATTAATAACTGTAATTTGTTCATTAACTACTTTATATTGACATTTTAAAAGACATCCATATGTTTCTTATCAGGCTTATGTTTTAATTACAATTAATTTATTATTAGTGTTTATTGTAATGTTATTATTTGGATTAAACTATGTTTTATTATCAATTAATAATAAGTCATTTAACTTTTTAATATCAGGATTAACTTTAACACAAACAGTAAGTATGCTAGTTGTAGTTATTAAAACTATTAGTTTAGTTTATATTCTAATTAATATGAGTATAGTTTTAAGTAAAATCACTAAAACTAATTAA